The genomic DNA CAAGTAGGCGACGCGCCCCAAAAAACGCAAGACAAGTTTTCGCAGGCTATGGCCGATAAGGCGGACGACTTACCCGAACATATAATGGATGATAAGGCGGACGATACGCCAAAACAAGCGCAAGCTGCGGCTAATACGCCCGAACAAGCGCAAGCTGCTCGCGAGGCCTTGGAACAATCAATACAAGAACCCGAACAAACAAAAAAGAAACAAAAAATATCCCAAAAAACGACGGATTCGCCCAAAAAAATCAGGGCTTTTCAAAAATAAATATATTTATTTTTTGTAGATTAAATTCCTCAAATCCTGACAGGCTGTCTTAATGTGGGGGTTGTTTTTAAGTTCATTCGCGATTTTGTCGCGCGCGTACATAATGGTGGTGTGGTCCCTTCCGCCAAAAATTTGGCCTATCGTGGCAAGGGGCACGGATAATATCTCGGTGATAAGATAGATGCACATCTGGCGGGGATAGACAATTTCTTTGTTCTTCCGCTTGCCGAACAGGTCTTCCCTTGTCACCTTATAATATCTGCAGCAGGTGTCAATAATGGCATCAATGGACAATGTCTCGTTGGCTTCGCCCGGGCTTTCTTTTAGAACCTTGGCTGCAAGCTCTACCGTTAAGGGCTCTTCAAATAGTTTGGCGTGAAAATACACCCTTGTAAGATTTTCTTCCAATACCCTGACATTGGTGTCGTTTTGTTCGGCGATAAAGGCCAGCACGTCGTTGCTTATGTTATAATTTTGAAGCAAGGCCTTTTTTTGCAAAATCGCAAGCCTGGTTTCAAAATCGGGCGGCTGGATATCGGCTATAAGCCCCCACTCAAATCGGCTTCTTAAGCGTTCTTCCAAAGGGTTGATTTCTTTAGGCGGACGGTCGCTTGAGATAATGATTTGTTTGCCTTTGTTGTGCAAATCGTTAAAGGTGTGGAAGAACTCCTCCTGGGTGCTTGTTTTATTGGCGATAAACTGTATGTCGTCCACCATTAAGATATCTATATTGCGGTAACGGTTTCTGAAGTTAACGGTAATATTGCGGTCTTTGTTGCCCGAACGGATCGCGTCAATCAACTCGTTCATAAACCTCTCGGCCGTGACATACAAGACCTTTAGTTCGGAATGTTTGGACGTTATGTAATTGCCTACGGCGTGCATTATATGGGTCTTGCCAAGTCCCACGCCGCCGTAAATAAAAAGCGGGTTGTAAGAGTTGCCGGTATTTTCGGTAACAGCGCGCGCCGCCGCGTAGACAAACTGGTTGCATTTTCCCACAACAAAAGTGTCAAACGTGTATTTGGGGTTAAAGCTGCTGGATATGGGCTGTTCTATCGCTTTTGGGGAACGGCCCAAAAACTCTTCGGGTTTATTTTTAAACTCGTCTTTTTCGCTTGAGGTTATTATAAGCGAGGAAAGATGGGGGTATATCTTGGCGATAGCCGCGTCAATCTGTGCTTGGTAATTTTTGACTATTACGGCTTTGTTGGCGTTGGTCTCGCAAACCAAGACCAGCTTTTCGTCTTGTATGGTCAAAGGCTTCATCGTTTTTATAAACACATCAAAGCTGACAGCCGATATGGTTGTCTCAAGCTCTTGCAAGACCTCAGCCCACAAGCTATCATAATCCGTTTTTTCTTCTAAGATATCAAAATCAAACTCGTTCATGTTATCGTTAATATCCTCATAAATTCAAATACAACAAAAAACCAATTTTAAGGGGTAAGAGATATTATACTATTTAAGGCGTTTATTTTCAACTAAAAACGCCAGAGGGCTTTTTAAAAATTTTTATATATATTTATATTTGACACGCTTTTAGGTTTATGGTAATATTCTATATATGAATAGTTGTTCATATATTCAAATGTTTTTTATGAGGTGCAATTATGACAAGCGGTAATAAGATACCTTATAGCGACCGGACCATTGAAATTATGGCGGGGTTTTTAAAGGCGATGTCCGACCCCAACAGGCTTAAGATTATGGTTTTGCTGTCCGTATTTAAAGAGCTTAACGTGATAAGCATAGCGCGGAATTTAAACATGACGCATTCGGCGGTAAGCCACCAACTCAATATGCTCAAAAGGATGAGGCTTTTGGCGTCCAAAAGGGAAGGCAAAAATGTCATTTATTCTTTGGCTGACGACCATATTTATTCCATTATTAACGCCGCCGCC from Clostridiales bacterium includes the following:
- the dnaA gene encoding chromosomal replication initiator protein DnaA — its product is MNEFDFDILEEKTDYDSLWAEVLQELETTISAVSFDVFIKTMKPLTIQDEKLVLVCETNANKAVIVKNYQAQIDAAIAKIYPHLSSLIITSSEKDEFKNKPEEFLGRSPKAIEQPISSSFNPKYTFDTFVVGKCNQFVYAAARAVTENTGNSYNPLFIYGGVGLGKTHIMHAVGNYITSKHSELKVLYVTAERFMNELIDAIRSGNKDRNITVNFRNRYRNIDILMVDDIQFIANKTSTQEEFFHTFNDLHNKGKQIIISSDRPPKEINPLEERLRSRFEWGLIADIQPPDFETRLAILQKKALLQNYNISNDVLAFIAEQNDTNVRVLEENLTRVYFHAKLFEEPLTVELAAKVLKESPGEANETLSIDAIIDTCCRYYKVTREDLFGKRKNKEIVYPRQMCIYLITEILSVPLATIGQIFGGRDHTTIMYARDKIANELKNNPHIKTACQDLRNLIYKK
- a CDS encoding helix-turn-helix transcriptional regulator, with the protein product MTSGNKIPYSDRTIEIMAGFLKAMSDPNRLKIMVLLSVFKELNVISIARNLNMTHSAVSHQLNMLKRMRLLASKREGKNVIYSLADDHIYSIINAAADHALEML